The following proteins come from a genomic window of Sorghum bicolor cultivar BTx623 chromosome 3, Sorghum_bicolor_NCBIv3, whole genome shotgun sequence:
- the LOC8057762 gene encoding SAC3 family protein A isoform X2: MDNINQNSVYYDPQRDVSVSGATQSVTNSESHVVQSANSYVPYLASVQQDYNAIQHPNHYYSYPQAANDSSVQRGVDQGPGAAYQPLTLFPSSGSYVGPTSNTYCTAGAHQTLPGYATSNYYYHQNNAWGNGSCVNNHAQSYQSCTPDSNAAQSCSLPTSSVHYQQQYSQWGYYYDQSAQTSGGLALTSSGSIAPDTKTVTIGSNYVHSSNQPPPPGTTSWKSDAGNTTTPPSQEQGIQGYQNQYASQVPVALMFHTHYVNNAAGIPTFQNQCVSLAYQHSSANHNQLPLSNQVDQQKVLPLHGSSSNVSSVNHVCENPETPQDSLSSNVHMLNKIQISTNPRIAPDFPIGTPQVDKSKSEADSSLKPAYVCVPMPKNDVTVSQNGSEAVMQGSFPVSLRTYVERNLARCKDDAQRTASRCILKEIIAKATADGTLHTKNWDIEPLFTLPEKATSMNMTSNGKDSSPFSSSRSPSRRTKSRWEPVAKSRWEPVAEENVANNVEISNELAKINVCSSFEPTKRTSNNWDLRKHVQCQAPLSQFSHRPTKMQRTGGDASLTENGNALSDADKEQDLMKYYTSSIAQANSPEEKKRREHRSKRFEQSQGTPSKSRSSIPDKVATDNIYTSRAMSLLLNRSNGDSAGLAVEDFDWDALTIKGTCQQIEKQYLRLTSAPDPTTVRPEDVLEKALCMVETSEKNYLYKCDQLKSIRQDFTVQRIQNELSVKVYETHARLAIESGDLAEYNQCQSQLKRLYGEGVKGCNLEFSAYNLLYLVHSNNKRDLLSSMASLPKEAKKDTAVKHALQVRYAFLSANYVLFFKLYKMAPNLNSCLMDLYVEQMRFAAIKCMSKSYRPTVPVRYAARVLGFVGVDKVCEALEECEEWLKAHGAILSVDNNGELQIDTKVSSTSLYLPEPENAVSHGDASLAVDDFLTRAS; the protein is encoded by the exons ATGGATAATATAAATCAAAATTCAGTTTACTATGATCCCCAGAGGGATGTATCAGTTTCAGGAGCTACTCAAAGTGTGACAAATAGTGAATCTCATGTGGTTCAGTCGGCTAACTCCTATGTGCCTTATCTTGCATCGGTTCAACAGGACTACAATGCTATACAGCATCCAAACCATTACTATAGCTATCCACAAGCGGCAAATGATTCTTCTGTTCAACGAGGAGTTGATCAAGGTCCAGGTGCTGCTTACCAGCCTCTTACTTTGTTTCCGAGTTCAGGATCTTATGTTGGTCCTACAAGTAACACATATTGTACTGCTGGCGCTCATCAGACTCTGCCCGGATATGCAACAAGcaattactattatcatcaaaaCAATGCCTGGGGTAATGGAAGTTGTGTAAATAATCATGCACAATCGTATCAGAGTTGCACCCCAGATAGTAATGCAGCCCAGAGTTGTTCACTACCCACGAGCTCTGTCCACTATCAACAGCAGTACAGCCAATGGGGTTATTATTATGATCAGTCTGCACAGACTTCAGGTGGCCTTGCACTTACTAGCAGTGGTAGCATTGCTCCTGATACAAAAACTGTTACCATTGGTTCCAATTATGTACACAGCAGCAACCAGCCACCTCCACCAGGCACTACATCATGGAAAAGTGATGCTGGTAACACTACTACACCTCCCTCACAG GAACAAGGCATTCAAGGATATCAAAACCAGTATGCCTCTCAGGTCCCAGTCGCCCTGATGTTTCACACCCATTATGTTAATAACGCAGCAGGTATCCCAACATTTCAGAACCAGTGTGTCAGCTTAGCATACCAGCATAGTTCTGCAAATCATAATCAGCTACCACTAAGTAACCAAGTTGATCAACAAAAGGTTTTGCCTTTACATGGTTCAagctcaaatgtttcttcagtcaaccatgtttgtgaaaACCCTGAGACACCGCAAGATTCTCTATCATCGAATGTCCACATGTTAAACAAAATACAGATCTCAACAAATCCTCGAATAGCCCCAGATTTTCCAATAGGAACGCCTCAAGTGGATAAGTCAAAGTCGGAAGCTGATTCATCACTGAAACCTGCTTATGTTTGTGTTCCCATGCCCAAGAATGATGTGACGGTCTCACAAAATGGTTCTGAAGCAGTAATGCAG GGATCTTTCCCTGTTTCACTTCGTACTTATGTTGAGCGGAATCTTGCCCGTTGCAAGGATGATGCCCAGAGGACTGCCAGCCGATGTATCTTGAAGGAG ATAATTGCGAAGGCAACTGCTGATGGGACCCTTCATACGAAGAACTGGGACATTGAACCACTATTTACTTTGCCAGAAAAGGCTACAAGCATGAATATGACTAG CAATGGGAAGGATTCAAGTCCTTTCTCATCATCGAGGAGTCCTAGTAGGCGAACAAAAAGTAGGTGGGAGCCTGTTGCAAAAAGTAGGTGGGAGCCTGTTGCAGAGGAAAATGTTGCTAACAATGTGGAAATTTCTAATGAGTTGGCAAAAATTAATGTCTGCAGTAGTTTCGAACCCACTAAAAGAACG AGTAACAATTGGGATCTGAGGAAGCATGTCCAATGCCAAGCTCCTTTAAGCCAATTCAGTCATAGGCCTACTAAAATGCAGCGAACTGGTGGTGATGCAAGTCTTACTGAAAATGGAAATGCCTTAAGTGATGCTGACAAGGAGCAGGATCTAATGAAATATTACACTAGTTCAATTGCACAAGCAAATTCACCTGAGGAAAAGAAACGGCGGGAGCATAGATCTAAGCGATTTGAACAGAGTCAAGGCACACCATCAAAATCTAGAAGTTCTATACCAGATAAGGTTGCCACAGACAACATATATACAAGTAGAGCTATGTCACTGCTTCTCAATAGAAGTAATGGAGATAGTGCTGGTTTGGCAGTGGAGGATTTTGATTGGGATGCACTGACAATCAAGGGAACATGCCAGCAAATTGAGAAACAATACCTACGCCTTACAAGTGCGCCTGACCCTACCACA GTACGACCAGAAGATGTCCTAGAGAAGGCTCTTTGTATGGTTGAAACATCAGAAAAGAACTATCTTTACAAATGTGATCAACTGAAGTCTATTCGGCAAGACTTTACTGTTCAGAGAATTCAGAACGAGCTGTCTGTCAAG GTTTATGAAACCCATGCACGTTTAGCTATCGAATCTGGAGATTTAGCTGAATATAATCAG TGCCAATCTCAGTTGAAGAGGTTATATGGAGAAGGAGTCAAGGGTTGCAACCTCGAATTCTCTGCTTACAACTTGTTATATCTGGTGCACTCTAATAACAAAAGAGATTTGCTTTCATCTATGGCAAG CTTGCCAAAGGAAGCCAAGAAAGACACAGCTGTGAAGCATGCCCTTCAAGTTCGTTATGCCTTTTTGTCTGCCAACTATGTCCTGTTTTTCAAATTGTACAAGATGGCACCCAACTTGAACTCATGTCTTATGG ATCTCTATGTGGAGCAAATGCGCTTTGCGGCTATAAAATGCATGTCCAAGTCATATCGCCCAACTGTACCAGTTAGATACGCTGCACGGGTTTTGGGATTTGTGGGAGTTGATAAAGTTTGTGAGGCTCTGGAAGAATGCGAGGAATGGTTAAAAGCACATGGTGCTATTCTTTCCGTAGATAACAATGGAGAATTACAAATAGACACAAAG GTTTCTTCTACTTCTTTGTACTTGCCGGAACCTGAGAATGCTGTTTCTCATGGTGATGCATCTCTGGCTGTGGATGACTTTTTGACACGAGCATCATAA
- the LOC8057762 gene encoding SAC3 family protein A isoform X1: MDNINQNSVYYDPQRDVSVSGATQSVTNSESHVVQSANSYVPYLASVQQDYNAIQHPNHYYSYPQAANDSSVQRGVDQGPGAAYQPLTLFPSSGSYVGPTSNTYCTAGAHQTLPGYATSNYYYHQNNAWGNGSCVNNHAQSYQSCTPDSNAAQSCSLPTSSVHYQQQYSQWGYYYDQSAQTSGGLALTSSGSIAPDTKTVTIGSNYVHSSNQPPPPGTTSWKSDAGNTTTPPSQEQGIQGYQNQYASQVPVALMFHTHYVNNAAGIPTFQNQCVSLAYQHSSANHNQLPLSNQVDQQKVLPLHGSSSNVSSVNHVCENPETPQDSLSSNVHMLNKIQISTNPRIAPDFPIGTPQVDKSKSEADSSLKPAYVCVPMPKNDVTVSQNGSEAVMQVTGSFPVSLRTYVERNLARCKDDAQRTASRCILKEIIAKATADGTLHTKNWDIEPLFTLPEKATSMNMTSNGKDSSPFSSSRSPSRRTKSRWEPVAKSRWEPVAEENVANNVEISNELAKINVCSSFEPTKRTSNNWDLRKHVQCQAPLSQFSHRPTKMQRTGGDASLTENGNALSDADKEQDLMKYYTSSIAQANSPEEKKRREHRSKRFEQSQGTPSKSRSSIPDKVATDNIYTSRAMSLLLNRSNGDSAGLAVEDFDWDALTIKGTCQQIEKQYLRLTSAPDPTTVRPEDVLEKALCMVETSEKNYLYKCDQLKSIRQDFTVQRIQNELSVKVYETHARLAIESGDLAEYNQCQSQLKRLYGEGVKGCNLEFSAYNLLYLVHSNNKRDLLSSMASLPKEAKKDTAVKHALQVRYAFLSANYVLFFKLYKMAPNLNSCLMDLYVEQMRFAAIKCMSKSYRPTVPVRYAARVLGFVGVDKVCEALEECEEWLKAHGAILSVDNNGELQIDTKVSSTSLYLPEPENAVSHGDASLAVDDFLTRAS; encoded by the exons ATGGATAATATAAATCAAAATTCAGTTTACTATGATCCCCAGAGGGATGTATCAGTTTCAGGAGCTACTCAAAGTGTGACAAATAGTGAATCTCATGTGGTTCAGTCGGCTAACTCCTATGTGCCTTATCTTGCATCGGTTCAACAGGACTACAATGCTATACAGCATCCAAACCATTACTATAGCTATCCACAAGCGGCAAATGATTCTTCTGTTCAACGAGGAGTTGATCAAGGTCCAGGTGCTGCTTACCAGCCTCTTACTTTGTTTCCGAGTTCAGGATCTTATGTTGGTCCTACAAGTAACACATATTGTACTGCTGGCGCTCATCAGACTCTGCCCGGATATGCAACAAGcaattactattatcatcaaaaCAATGCCTGGGGTAATGGAAGTTGTGTAAATAATCATGCACAATCGTATCAGAGTTGCACCCCAGATAGTAATGCAGCCCAGAGTTGTTCACTACCCACGAGCTCTGTCCACTATCAACAGCAGTACAGCCAATGGGGTTATTATTATGATCAGTCTGCACAGACTTCAGGTGGCCTTGCACTTACTAGCAGTGGTAGCATTGCTCCTGATACAAAAACTGTTACCATTGGTTCCAATTATGTACACAGCAGCAACCAGCCACCTCCACCAGGCACTACATCATGGAAAAGTGATGCTGGTAACACTACTACACCTCCCTCACAG GAACAAGGCATTCAAGGATATCAAAACCAGTATGCCTCTCAGGTCCCAGTCGCCCTGATGTTTCACACCCATTATGTTAATAACGCAGCAGGTATCCCAACATTTCAGAACCAGTGTGTCAGCTTAGCATACCAGCATAGTTCTGCAAATCATAATCAGCTACCACTAAGTAACCAAGTTGATCAACAAAAGGTTTTGCCTTTACATGGTTCAagctcaaatgtttcttcagtcaaccatgtttgtgaaaACCCTGAGACACCGCAAGATTCTCTATCATCGAATGTCCACATGTTAAACAAAATACAGATCTCAACAAATCCTCGAATAGCCCCAGATTTTCCAATAGGAACGCCTCAAGTGGATAAGTCAAAGTCGGAAGCTGATTCATCACTGAAACCTGCTTATGTTTGTGTTCCCATGCCCAAGAATGATGTGACGGTCTCACAAAATGGTTCTGAAGCAGTAATGCAGGTGACG GGATCTTTCCCTGTTTCACTTCGTACTTATGTTGAGCGGAATCTTGCCCGTTGCAAGGATGATGCCCAGAGGACTGCCAGCCGATGTATCTTGAAGGAG ATAATTGCGAAGGCAACTGCTGATGGGACCCTTCATACGAAGAACTGGGACATTGAACCACTATTTACTTTGCCAGAAAAGGCTACAAGCATGAATATGACTAG CAATGGGAAGGATTCAAGTCCTTTCTCATCATCGAGGAGTCCTAGTAGGCGAACAAAAAGTAGGTGGGAGCCTGTTGCAAAAAGTAGGTGGGAGCCTGTTGCAGAGGAAAATGTTGCTAACAATGTGGAAATTTCTAATGAGTTGGCAAAAATTAATGTCTGCAGTAGTTTCGAACCCACTAAAAGAACG AGTAACAATTGGGATCTGAGGAAGCATGTCCAATGCCAAGCTCCTTTAAGCCAATTCAGTCATAGGCCTACTAAAATGCAGCGAACTGGTGGTGATGCAAGTCTTACTGAAAATGGAAATGCCTTAAGTGATGCTGACAAGGAGCAGGATCTAATGAAATATTACACTAGTTCAATTGCACAAGCAAATTCACCTGAGGAAAAGAAACGGCGGGAGCATAGATCTAAGCGATTTGAACAGAGTCAAGGCACACCATCAAAATCTAGAAGTTCTATACCAGATAAGGTTGCCACAGACAACATATATACAAGTAGAGCTATGTCACTGCTTCTCAATAGAAGTAATGGAGATAGTGCTGGTTTGGCAGTGGAGGATTTTGATTGGGATGCACTGACAATCAAGGGAACATGCCAGCAAATTGAGAAACAATACCTACGCCTTACAAGTGCGCCTGACCCTACCACA GTACGACCAGAAGATGTCCTAGAGAAGGCTCTTTGTATGGTTGAAACATCAGAAAAGAACTATCTTTACAAATGTGATCAACTGAAGTCTATTCGGCAAGACTTTACTGTTCAGAGAATTCAGAACGAGCTGTCTGTCAAG GTTTATGAAACCCATGCACGTTTAGCTATCGAATCTGGAGATTTAGCTGAATATAATCAG TGCCAATCTCAGTTGAAGAGGTTATATGGAGAAGGAGTCAAGGGTTGCAACCTCGAATTCTCTGCTTACAACTTGTTATATCTGGTGCACTCTAATAACAAAAGAGATTTGCTTTCATCTATGGCAAG CTTGCCAAAGGAAGCCAAGAAAGACACAGCTGTGAAGCATGCCCTTCAAGTTCGTTATGCCTTTTTGTCTGCCAACTATGTCCTGTTTTTCAAATTGTACAAGATGGCACCCAACTTGAACTCATGTCTTATGG ATCTCTATGTGGAGCAAATGCGCTTTGCGGCTATAAAATGCATGTCCAAGTCATATCGCCCAACTGTACCAGTTAGATACGCTGCACGGGTTTTGGGATTTGTGGGAGTTGATAAAGTTTGTGAGGCTCTGGAAGAATGCGAGGAATGGTTAAAAGCACATGGTGCTATTCTTTCCGTAGATAACAATGGAGAATTACAAATAGACACAAAG GTTTCTTCTACTTCTTTGTACTTGCCGGAACCTGAGAATGCTGTTTCTCATGGTGATGCATCTCTGGCTGTGGATGACTTTTTGACACGAGCATCATAA
- the LOC8057762 gene encoding SAC3 family protein A isoform X3 yields MCLILHRFNRTTMLYSIQTITIAIHKRQMILLFNEELIKVQTLPGYATSNYYYHQNNAWGNGSCVNNHAQSYQSCTPDSNAAQSCSLPTSSVHYQQQYSQWGYYYDQSAQTSGGLALTSSGSIAPDTKTVTIGSNYVHSSNQPPPPGTTSWKSDAGNTTTPPSQEQGIQGYQNQYASQVPVALMFHTHYVNNAAGIPTFQNQCVSLAYQHSSANHNQLPLSNQVDQQKVLPLHGSSSNVSSVNHVCENPETPQDSLSSNVHMLNKIQISTNPRIAPDFPIGTPQVDKSKSEADSSLKPAYVCVPMPKNDVTVSQNGSEAVMQVTGSFPVSLRTYVERNLARCKDDAQRTASRCILKEIIAKATADGTLHTKNWDIEPLFTLPEKATSMNMTSNGKDSSPFSSSRSPSRRTKSRWEPVAKSRWEPVAEENVANNVEISNELAKINVCSSFEPTKRTSNNWDLRKHVQCQAPLSQFSHRPTKMQRTGGDASLTENGNALSDADKEQDLMKYYTSSIAQANSPEEKKRREHRSKRFEQSQGTPSKSRSSIPDKVATDNIYTSRAMSLLLNRSNGDSAGLAVEDFDWDALTIKGTCQQIEKQYLRLTSAPDPTTVRPEDVLEKALCMVETSEKNYLYKCDQLKSIRQDFTVQRIQNELSVKVYETHARLAIESGDLAEYNQCQSQLKRLYGEGVKGCNLEFSAYNLLYLVHSNNKRDLLSSMASLPKEAKKDTAVKHALQVRYAFLSANYVLFFKLYKMAPNLNSCLMDLYVEQMRFAAIKCMSKSYRPTVPVRYAARVLGFVGVDKVCEALEECEEWLKAHGAILSVDNNGELQIDTKVSSTSLYLPEPENAVSHGDASLAVDDFLTRAS; encoded by the exons ATGTGCCTTATCTTGCATCGGTTCAACAGGACTACAATGCTATACAGCATCCAAACCATTACTATAGCTATCCACAAGCGGCAAATGATTCTTCTGTTCAACGAGGAGTTGATCAAGGTCCAG ACTCTGCCCGGATATGCAACAAGcaattactattatcatcaaaaCAATGCCTGGGGTAATGGAAGTTGTGTAAATAATCATGCACAATCGTATCAGAGTTGCACCCCAGATAGTAATGCAGCCCAGAGTTGTTCACTACCCACGAGCTCTGTCCACTATCAACAGCAGTACAGCCAATGGGGTTATTATTATGATCAGTCTGCACAGACTTCAGGTGGCCTTGCACTTACTAGCAGTGGTAGCATTGCTCCTGATACAAAAACTGTTACCATTGGTTCCAATTATGTACACAGCAGCAACCAGCCACCTCCACCAGGCACTACATCATGGAAAAGTGATGCTGGTAACACTACTACACCTCCCTCACAG GAACAAGGCATTCAAGGATATCAAAACCAGTATGCCTCTCAGGTCCCAGTCGCCCTGATGTTTCACACCCATTATGTTAATAACGCAGCAGGTATCCCAACATTTCAGAACCAGTGTGTCAGCTTAGCATACCAGCATAGTTCTGCAAATCATAATCAGCTACCACTAAGTAACCAAGTTGATCAACAAAAGGTTTTGCCTTTACATGGTTCAagctcaaatgtttcttcagtcaaccatgtttgtgaaaACCCTGAGACACCGCAAGATTCTCTATCATCGAATGTCCACATGTTAAACAAAATACAGATCTCAACAAATCCTCGAATAGCCCCAGATTTTCCAATAGGAACGCCTCAAGTGGATAAGTCAAAGTCGGAAGCTGATTCATCACTGAAACCTGCTTATGTTTGTGTTCCCATGCCCAAGAATGATGTGACGGTCTCACAAAATGGTTCTGAAGCAGTAATGCAGGTGACG GGATCTTTCCCTGTTTCACTTCGTACTTATGTTGAGCGGAATCTTGCCCGTTGCAAGGATGATGCCCAGAGGACTGCCAGCCGATGTATCTTGAAGGAG ATAATTGCGAAGGCAACTGCTGATGGGACCCTTCATACGAAGAACTGGGACATTGAACCACTATTTACTTTGCCAGAAAAGGCTACAAGCATGAATATGACTAG CAATGGGAAGGATTCAAGTCCTTTCTCATCATCGAGGAGTCCTAGTAGGCGAACAAAAAGTAGGTGGGAGCCTGTTGCAAAAAGTAGGTGGGAGCCTGTTGCAGAGGAAAATGTTGCTAACAATGTGGAAATTTCTAATGAGTTGGCAAAAATTAATGTCTGCAGTAGTTTCGAACCCACTAAAAGAACG AGTAACAATTGGGATCTGAGGAAGCATGTCCAATGCCAAGCTCCTTTAAGCCAATTCAGTCATAGGCCTACTAAAATGCAGCGAACTGGTGGTGATGCAAGTCTTACTGAAAATGGAAATGCCTTAAGTGATGCTGACAAGGAGCAGGATCTAATGAAATATTACACTAGTTCAATTGCACAAGCAAATTCACCTGAGGAAAAGAAACGGCGGGAGCATAGATCTAAGCGATTTGAACAGAGTCAAGGCACACCATCAAAATCTAGAAGTTCTATACCAGATAAGGTTGCCACAGACAACATATATACAAGTAGAGCTATGTCACTGCTTCTCAATAGAAGTAATGGAGATAGTGCTGGTTTGGCAGTGGAGGATTTTGATTGGGATGCACTGACAATCAAGGGAACATGCCAGCAAATTGAGAAACAATACCTACGCCTTACAAGTGCGCCTGACCCTACCACA GTACGACCAGAAGATGTCCTAGAGAAGGCTCTTTGTATGGTTGAAACATCAGAAAAGAACTATCTTTACAAATGTGATCAACTGAAGTCTATTCGGCAAGACTTTACTGTTCAGAGAATTCAGAACGAGCTGTCTGTCAAG GTTTATGAAACCCATGCACGTTTAGCTATCGAATCTGGAGATTTAGCTGAATATAATCAG TGCCAATCTCAGTTGAAGAGGTTATATGGAGAAGGAGTCAAGGGTTGCAACCTCGAATTCTCTGCTTACAACTTGTTATATCTGGTGCACTCTAATAACAAAAGAGATTTGCTTTCATCTATGGCAAG CTTGCCAAAGGAAGCCAAGAAAGACACAGCTGTGAAGCATGCCCTTCAAGTTCGTTATGCCTTTTTGTCTGCCAACTATGTCCTGTTTTTCAAATTGTACAAGATGGCACCCAACTTGAACTCATGTCTTATGG ATCTCTATGTGGAGCAAATGCGCTTTGCGGCTATAAAATGCATGTCCAAGTCATATCGCCCAACTGTACCAGTTAGATACGCTGCACGGGTTTTGGGATTTGTGGGAGTTGATAAAGTTTGTGAGGCTCTGGAAGAATGCGAGGAATGGTTAAAAGCACATGGTGCTATTCTTTCCGTAGATAACAATGGAGAATTACAAATAGACACAAAG GTTTCTTCTACTTCTTTGTACTTGCCGGAACCTGAGAATGCTGTTTCTCATGGTGATGCATCTCTGGCTGTGGATGACTTTTTGACACGAGCATCATAA
- the LOC8057762 gene encoding SAC3 family protein A isoform X4 produces MCLILHRFNRTTMLYSIQTITIAIHKRQMILLFNEELIKTLPGYATSNYYYHQNNAWGNGSCVNNHAQSYQSCTPDSNAAQSCSLPTSSVHYQQQYSQWGYYYDQSAQTSGGLALTSSGSIAPDTKTVTIGSNYVHSSNQPPPPGTTSWKSDAGNTTTPPSQEQGIQGYQNQYASQVPVALMFHTHYVNNAAGIPTFQNQCVSLAYQHSSANHNQLPLSNQVDQQKVLPLHGSSSNVSSVNHVCENPETPQDSLSSNVHMLNKIQISTNPRIAPDFPIGTPQVDKSKSEADSSLKPAYVCVPMPKNDVTVSQNGSEAVMQVTGSFPVSLRTYVERNLARCKDDAQRTASRCILKEIIAKATADGTLHTKNWDIEPLFTLPEKATSMNMTSNGKDSSPFSSSRSPSRRTKSRWEPVAKSRWEPVAEENVANNVEISNELAKINVCSSFEPTKRTSNNWDLRKHVQCQAPLSQFSHRPTKMQRTGGDASLTENGNALSDADKEQDLMKYYTSSIAQANSPEEKKRREHRSKRFEQSQGTPSKSRSSIPDKVATDNIYTSRAMSLLLNRSNGDSAGLAVEDFDWDALTIKGTCQQIEKQYLRLTSAPDPTTVRPEDVLEKALCMVETSEKNYLYKCDQLKSIRQDFTVQRIQNELSVKVYETHARLAIESGDLAEYNQCQSQLKRLYGEGVKGCNLEFSAYNLLYLVHSNNKRDLLSSMASLPKEAKKDTAVKHALQVRYAFLSANYVLFFKLYKMAPNLNSCLMDLYVEQMRFAAIKCMSKSYRPTVPVRYAARVLGFVGVDKVCEALEECEEWLKAHGAILSVDNNGELQIDTKVSSTSLYLPEPENAVSHGDASLAVDDFLTRAS; encoded by the exons ATGTGCCTTATCTTGCATCGGTTCAACAGGACTACAATGCTATACAGCATCCAAACCATTACTATAGCTATCCACAAGCGGCAAATGATTCTTCTGTTCAACGAGGAGTTGATCAAG ACTCTGCCCGGATATGCAACAAGcaattactattatcatcaaaaCAATGCCTGGGGTAATGGAAGTTGTGTAAATAATCATGCACAATCGTATCAGAGTTGCACCCCAGATAGTAATGCAGCCCAGAGTTGTTCACTACCCACGAGCTCTGTCCACTATCAACAGCAGTACAGCCAATGGGGTTATTATTATGATCAGTCTGCACAGACTTCAGGTGGCCTTGCACTTACTAGCAGTGGTAGCATTGCTCCTGATACAAAAACTGTTACCATTGGTTCCAATTATGTACACAGCAGCAACCAGCCACCTCCACCAGGCACTACATCATGGAAAAGTGATGCTGGTAACACTACTACACCTCCCTCACAG GAACAAGGCATTCAAGGATATCAAAACCAGTATGCCTCTCAGGTCCCAGTCGCCCTGATGTTTCACACCCATTATGTTAATAACGCAGCAGGTATCCCAACATTTCAGAACCAGTGTGTCAGCTTAGCATACCAGCATAGTTCTGCAAATCATAATCAGCTACCACTAAGTAACCAAGTTGATCAACAAAAGGTTTTGCCTTTACATGGTTCAagctcaaatgtttcttcagtcaaccatgtttgtgaaaACCCTGAGACACCGCAAGATTCTCTATCATCGAATGTCCACATGTTAAACAAAATACAGATCTCAACAAATCCTCGAATAGCCCCAGATTTTCCAATAGGAACGCCTCAAGTGGATAAGTCAAAGTCGGAAGCTGATTCATCACTGAAACCTGCTTATGTTTGTGTTCCCATGCCCAAGAATGATGTGACGGTCTCACAAAATGGTTCTGAAGCAGTAATGCAGGTGACG GGATCTTTCCCTGTTTCACTTCGTACTTATGTTGAGCGGAATCTTGCCCGTTGCAAGGATGATGCCCAGAGGACTGCCAGCCGATGTATCTTGAAGGAG ATAATTGCGAAGGCAACTGCTGATGGGACCCTTCATACGAAGAACTGGGACATTGAACCACTATTTACTTTGCCAGAAAAGGCTACAAGCATGAATATGACTAG CAATGGGAAGGATTCAAGTCCTTTCTCATCATCGAGGAGTCCTAGTAGGCGAACAAAAAGTAGGTGGGAGCCTGTTGCAAAAAGTAGGTGGGAGCCTGTTGCAGAGGAAAATGTTGCTAACAATGTGGAAATTTCTAATGAGTTGGCAAAAATTAATGTCTGCAGTAGTTTCGAACCCACTAAAAGAACG AGTAACAATTGGGATCTGAGGAAGCATGTCCAATGCCAAGCTCCTTTAAGCCAATTCAGTCATAGGCCTACTAAAATGCAGCGAACTGGTGGTGATGCAAGTCTTACTGAAAATGGAAATGCCTTAAGTGATGCTGACAAGGAGCAGGATCTAATGAAATATTACACTAGTTCAATTGCACAAGCAAATTCACCTGAGGAAAAGAAACGGCGGGAGCATAGATCTAAGCGATTTGAACAGAGTCAAGGCACACCATCAAAATCTAGAAGTTCTATACCAGATAAGGTTGCCACAGACAACATATATACAAGTAGAGCTATGTCACTGCTTCTCAATAGAAGTAATGGAGATAGTGCTGGTTTGGCAGTGGAGGATTTTGATTGGGATGCACTGACAATCAAGGGAACATGCCAGCAAATTGAGAAACAATACCTACGCCTTACAAGTGCGCCTGACCCTACCACA GTACGACCAGAAGATGTCCTAGAGAAGGCTCTTTGTATGGTTGAAACATCAGAAAAGAACTATCTTTACAAATGTGATCAACTGAAGTCTATTCGGCAAGACTTTACTGTTCAGAGAATTCAGAACGAGCTGTCTGTCAAG GTTTATGAAACCCATGCACGTTTAGCTATCGAATCTGGAGATTTAGCTGAATATAATCAG TGCCAATCTCAGTTGAAGAGGTTATATGGAGAAGGAGTCAAGGGTTGCAACCTCGAATTCTCTGCTTACAACTTGTTATATCTGGTGCACTCTAATAACAAAAGAGATTTGCTTTCATCTATGGCAAG CTTGCCAAAGGAAGCCAAGAAAGACACAGCTGTGAAGCATGCCCTTCAAGTTCGTTATGCCTTTTTGTCTGCCAACTATGTCCTGTTTTTCAAATTGTACAAGATGGCACCCAACTTGAACTCATGTCTTATGG ATCTCTATGTGGAGCAAATGCGCTTTGCGGCTATAAAATGCATGTCCAAGTCATATCGCCCAACTGTACCAGTTAGATACGCTGCACGGGTTTTGGGATTTGTGGGAGTTGATAAAGTTTGTGAGGCTCTGGAAGAATGCGAGGAATGGTTAAAAGCACATGGTGCTATTCTTTCCGTAGATAACAATGGAGAATTACAAATAGACACAAAG GTTTCTTCTACTTCTTTGTACTTGCCGGAACCTGAGAATGCTGTTTCTCATGGTGATGCATCTCTGGCTGTGGATGACTTTTTGACACGAGCATCATAA